A region of Pseudarthrobacter sp. NIBRBAC000502770 DNA encodes the following proteins:
- the xseA gene encoding exodeoxyribonuclease VII large subunit — protein sequence MSDQASLPGTAPTTLPATAAETSPDNPWPLQLLSQKLKAHIDRTPSAWVEGQVIELNRRGSNAYITLRDVDAEVSLPASVWTKVLERQNLPLDRGSRVVALLKPEFWLKTGRLNMQVRDIRPVGLGDLLARIERLRQALAAEGLFADSRKKRLPLLPHRIGLITGRDSDAKKDILRNAALRWPAVEFEIREVAVQGNTAVAQVVRALRELDARPEVDVIVIARGGGALEDLLPFNSEDLIRAVAAAETPVVSAIGHEADRPLLDYVADLRASTPTDAAKRIVPEVSEELAGVRQAREQLRRSMDRMIDRESDRLAALHSRPVMAAPEGMVSVRAEEIERLLRRSSAAVNSTVVRAADQLQHLKAQVRALSPQKTLDRGYAVVELAGNQAARIAEAGHAVVRRPDEAPAGAALSIRVAEGRFGATSDGPAQPTGALHPGNPDQHQEVEENA from the coding sequence ATGTCTGACCAGGCCTCCCTTCCAGGCACTGCACCCACTACCCTGCCAGCCACCGCGGCGGAAACCAGTCCGGACAACCCGTGGCCGCTGCAACTGCTCTCGCAGAAGCTGAAGGCCCACATCGACCGGACCCCGTCGGCGTGGGTCGAAGGGCAGGTCATTGAGCTGAACCGGCGCGGCAGCAACGCCTACATCACGCTTCGCGATGTGGATGCCGAGGTGTCCCTTCCCGCTTCGGTCTGGACCAAAGTCCTGGAACGGCAGAACCTTCCCCTTGACCGGGGTTCACGGGTCGTGGCCCTGCTGAAGCCGGAATTCTGGCTGAAAACCGGTCGGCTGAACATGCAGGTCAGGGATATCCGGCCGGTCGGCCTGGGTGACCTGCTGGCCCGCATTGAGCGGCTGCGCCAAGCCCTCGCGGCGGAGGGCCTGTTCGCCGACTCCCGCAAGAAGCGGCTGCCCCTGCTGCCTCACCGGATTGGCCTGATCACGGGACGGGACTCGGACGCCAAGAAGGACATCCTCCGCAACGCGGCACTGCGGTGGCCGGCCGTGGAGTTCGAGATCCGCGAGGTTGCCGTCCAGGGCAACACGGCCGTGGCCCAGGTGGTCCGCGCCCTGCGGGAACTGGATGCCCGGCCGGAGGTCGATGTGATCGTTATCGCGCGCGGCGGCGGGGCGCTCGAAGATCTCCTGCCCTTCAACAGCGAGGACCTCATCCGCGCGGTGGCCGCGGCCGAAACACCGGTGGTGAGCGCCATTGGCCACGAGGCGGACCGCCCCCTGCTGGACTACGTTGCCGACCTCCGCGCCTCAACCCCCACGGATGCGGCCAAGCGGATCGTTCCTGAGGTCTCCGAGGAGCTCGCCGGCGTGCGCCAGGCACGCGAACAGTTGCGGCGCTCCATGGACCGGATGATAGACCGGGAGTCGGACCGGCTGGCGGCACTGCATTCCCGGCCAGTCATGGCGGCGCCGGAGGGCATGGTCTCCGTCCGGGCGGAGGAAATCGAGCGCCTGCTGCGGCGTTCCTCCGCTGCCGTGAACTCCACGGTGGTGCGGGCAGCGGACCAGCTCCAGCACCTGAAGGCCCAGGTGCGCGCCCTCTCGCCGCAGAAAACCCTGGACCGGGGGTACGCCGTCGTCGAACTCGCCGGGAACCAGGCCGCCCGGATCGCCGAAGCCGGCCACGCCGTGGTGCGCAGGCCCGACGAAGCGCCGGCAGGCGCCGCCCTGTCCATCCGCGTGGCGGAGGGCCGCTTCGGCGCCACGTCCGACGGACCCGCGCAGCCCACCGGGGCACTGCACCCGGGAAACCCCGACCAGCACCAGGAAGTGGAAGAAAACGCATGA
- a CDS encoding exodeoxyribonuclease VII small subunit, protein MTEQKPESDVAALSYEDAREQLIAVVGRLEAGGASLEESLALWERGEALAARCEEWLEGARKRLAAARDQPL, encoded by the coding sequence ATGACTGAACAGAAGCCCGAATCAGACGTCGCAGCCCTGAGCTACGAGGACGCCCGGGAGCAGCTCATCGCCGTGGTGGGCCGGCTTGAAGCGGGGGGCGCAAGCCTGGAGGAATCCCTGGCGCTGTGGGAGCGAGGCGAGGCATTGGCCGCGCGGTGCGAGGAGTGGCTCGAGGGAGCACGGAAGCGGCTGGCCGCTGCCCGCGACCAGCCGCTGTAA
- a CDS encoding polyphosphate kinase 2 family protein gives MARVVGFDQHPSDTLRVGKGFSLASVDPDATPGYSGNKADGEALLAELDGKLSEMQEQLFAESRAGGKKRILLVLQAMDTAGKGGIVNHVMATMDPQGVQFKAFKAPTEQEKSYDFLWRIEKEVPAAGMVGIFDRSHYEDVLIHRVHNWATPEEISRRYRAINEFEARQTDAGTKIIKVMLNISKDEQRSRLLARLDNPAKHWKYSSGDLKERAFWDDYMAAYQAAFDETSSAIAPWYVVPANKKWFARIAVQQLVMSALSDFRLEWPKAEFDVDIERELVARS, from the coding sequence ATGGCCCGCGTCGTTGGCTTCGACCAGCATCCCTCTGACACGCTGCGCGTTGGAAAGGGATTTTCCCTGGCCTCGGTTGACCCGGATGCCACCCCTGGCTACAGCGGCAACAAGGCTGACGGTGAAGCGTTGCTGGCTGAGTTGGACGGAAAGCTCTCCGAGATGCAGGAACAGCTGTTCGCCGAATCACGGGCCGGCGGAAAGAAACGGATCCTCCTGGTCCTGCAGGCGATGGACACGGCGGGCAAAGGTGGAATCGTCAACCACGTCATGGCCACCATGGACCCGCAGGGTGTCCAGTTCAAGGCGTTCAAGGCCCCTACCGAGCAGGAGAAGTCCTACGACTTCCTGTGGCGTATCGAGAAGGAGGTCCCCGCAGCCGGCATGGTGGGGATCTTCGACCGCTCACACTACGAGGACGTCCTCATCCACCGCGTCCATAACTGGGCCACCCCGGAAGAAATCAGCCGGCGCTACCGGGCCATCAATGAATTCGAGGCCCGGCAAACCGACGCCGGCACGAAGATCATCAAGGTGATGCTCAATATCAGCAAGGATGAGCAGAGGTCCCGGCTGCTGGCCCGCCTGGACAACCCTGCCAAGCACTGGAAATACAGCAGCGGCGACCTGAAGGAGCGCGCCTTTTGGGATGACTACATGGCTGCCTACCAGGCTGCTTTCGACGAGACCAGCTCAGCCATTGCGCCCTGGTACGTGGTGCCGGCCAACAAGAAGTGGTTCGCCCGTATCGCTGTGCAGCAGCTGGTGATGTCGGCGCTGTCCGATTTTCGGCTGGAGTGGCCCAAGGCTGAATTCGACGTTGACATCGAAAGGGAACTCGTCGCCCGTTCGTGA
- a CDS encoding pyridoxal phosphate-dependent aminotransferase: MAEFRQSTKLNNVLYDIRGPILEAAQQMEAEGHRILKLNIGNPAPFGFEAPDAILVDMIRHLPHAQGYSDSRGIFSARTAVSQYYQTRGIQNIHVDDIYLGNGVSELITMSLMALLDSGDEVLIPTPDYPLWTASVALAGGKPVHYLCDEESGWQPDLEDMEAKITPRTKGIVVINPNNPTGAVYPEKTLKRIVALAEKHGLVIFADEIYEKILYEDAVHVNLAGLTGDDVLCLTFSGLSKAYRVCGYRAGWMAISGPKKDASDYLEGINLLANMRLCANVPAQHAIQTALGGYQSINDLILPGGRLLEQRNKAYDMLNAIPGVSTQQAKGALYLFPRLDPEVYHIRDDEKFVLDLLREQKILVSHGRAFNWVRPDHFRMVTLPNVKDIEEAIGRMGDFLSRYQGN; the protein is encoded by the coding sequence ATGGCAGAATTCAGGCAGTCCACGAAGCTCAATAACGTCCTTTACGACATCCGTGGACCGATCCTCGAAGCCGCCCAACAGATGGAGGCGGAGGGCCACCGGATCCTCAAGCTGAACATCGGAAACCCGGCACCGTTTGGATTCGAAGCGCCGGACGCCATCCTGGTGGACATGATCCGCCACCTGCCCCACGCCCAGGGCTACAGCGACTCCCGCGGCATTTTCTCGGCCCGCACCGCGGTCTCGCAGTACTACCAGACCCGCGGCATCCAGAACATCCACGTTGATGACATCTACCTGGGCAACGGCGTCAGCGAGCTGATCACCATGTCCCTGATGGCGCTGCTCGATTCAGGCGACGAAGTGCTCATCCCCACACCGGATTACCCGCTCTGGACGGCGTCCGTAGCGCTTGCCGGCGGCAAACCGGTGCACTACCTCTGCGATGAAGAGTCCGGCTGGCAGCCCGACTTGGAGGACATGGAAGCGAAGATCACGCCCCGCACCAAGGGGATCGTGGTCATCAACCCCAACAACCCCACCGGCGCCGTCTACCCCGAGAAGACCCTGAAACGGATCGTGGCCCTCGCCGAGAAGCACGGCCTCGTGATCTTTGCCGACGAGATCTACGAAAAGATCCTGTACGAGGACGCTGTCCACGTAAACCTCGCCGGGCTGACCGGCGACGACGTCCTGTGCCTGACCTTCAGCGGGTTGTCCAAGGCGTACCGGGTCTGCGGCTACCGGGCAGGCTGGATGGCCATTTCAGGACCCAAGAAGGATGCCTCCGACTACCTTGAAGGCATCAACCTGCTGGCCAACATGCGCCTGTGCGCCAATGTCCCGGCCCAGCACGCCATCCAGACGGCACTGGGCGGATACCAGAGCATCAACGACCTCATCCTCCCGGGCGGCCGGCTGCTCGAGCAGCGCAACAAGGCCTACGACATGCTCAACGCCATTCCCGGCGTCAGCACTCAGCAGGCGAAAGGCGCCCTGTACCTCTTCCCCCGGCTGGACCCCGAGGTTTACCACATCCGGGATGACGAGAAGTTTGTCCTTGACCTCCTGAGGGAACAGAAGATCCTGGTCTCCCACGGCCGGGCCTTCAACTGGGTGCGCCCGGACCACTTCCGCATGGTGACACTGCCCAACGTGAAGGACATCGAAGAAGCCATTGGGCGCATGGGGGACTTCCTAAGCAGGTACCAAGGGAACTAG
- a CDS encoding ABC transporter substrate-binding protein, translated as MKNSRPQRLGRRAFTGLAAGLGLAVALSACGGSSDPLKNAPASSAGASGGATSLVVGSADFPESQIIAELYAGALNANGITATTKPNIGSREVYFKAVQDGSVDVVPDYSGNLLLYVNKQATEVSAGDIAKALPGKLPDGLGVLDVSKAEDKDAMVVTKATAEKYQLKSIEDLAKVCSQIVVGAPATFAERAYGLPGLKKNYNCEPKKLEPFSDGGGPVTLKALLEDQVQVADIYTTTPSIADNDLVVLDDPKNNFIAQQVLPLYNKAKMTDKAKQALNSVSSILTTDDLINLNRAVSGSQKQDAKTAAAAWLKDKGIVK; from the coding sequence ATGAAAAATAGCCGTCCCCAGCGCCTCGGCAGGCGGGCGTTCACCGGCCTTGCCGCCGGGCTTGGCCTGGCCGTGGCGCTGTCCGCCTGCGGTGGATCGTCCGATCCCCTGAAAAACGCGCCCGCGTCCAGTGCGGGCGCTTCCGGGGGAGCCACCTCCCTGGTGGTGGGCTCCGCCGACTTCCCGGAAAGCCAGATCATCGCTGAACTGTACGCCGGCGCCTTGAACGCCAACGGAATCACCGCCACCACCAAGCCGAACATCGGCTCCCGGGAGGTCTACTTCAAGGCTGTCCAGGACGGTTCGGTGGATGTGGTGCCGGATTACAGCGGCAACCTGCTGCTCTACGTCAACAAGCAGGCCACCGAAGTCTCCGCCGGCGACATCGCCAAGGCGCTGCCGGGCAAGCTTCCGGATGGCCTCGGCGTCCTGGACGTTTCCAAGGCCGAAGACAAGGACGCCATGGTGGTCACCAAGGCAACGGCCGAGAAGTACCAGCTGAAGTCCATTGAGGACCTGGCCAAGGTCTGCAGCCAGATTGTCGTCGGCGCCCCGGCAACCTTCGCCGAGCGCGCCTACGGACTGCCCGGGCTGAAGAAGAACTACAACTGCGAACCCAAGAAGCTGGAGCCCTTCAGCGACGGCGGCGGCCCGGTGACGCTCAAGGCCCTCCTGGAGGACCAGGTGCAGGTGGCCGACATCTACACCACCACTCCGTCCATCGCGGACAACGACCTCGTGGTGCTGGATGATCCCAAGAACAACTTCATCGCCCAGCAGGTCCTGCCGCTGTACAACAAGGCCAAGATGACGGATAAGGCCAAGCAGGCACTGAATTCGGTGTCCAGCATCCTTACCACCGATGACCTGATCAACCTCAACCGGGCTGTCAGCGGCAGCCAGAAGCAGGACGCCAAGACCGCAGCTGCCGCCTGGCTGAAGGACAAGGGCATCGTTAAGTAG
- a CDS encoding ABC transporter permease, whose amino-acid sequence MSNVFADTFAWLADPLHWSGSMGIPARLGEHLQYTGLVMLIATAIAVPVGMFVGHTGRGRVAVVALAGALRALPTLGLLILFVLLAGIGLMPPIWALVILTVPPLLAGTYAGISSVDRNVVDAARAMGMTELQVLFRAELPNALTVMFGGFRTGVLQVIATVSVVAYINLGGLGRYLFDGLVLSDFPQMLGGSLLIAVLAIAVDLVLSLFQRLFLTPGASKLSFRSQEAAVDLTDPVVAETVVQGGKS is encoded by the coding sequence ATGAGCAACGTGTTCGCCGATACCTTCGCCTGGCTCGCAGACCCGCTGCACTGGTCCGGGAGCATGGGCATACCCGCCAGGCTGGGGGAGCACCTGCAATACACCGGCCTGGTCATGCTGATCGCTACCGCCATTGCAGTACCCGTCGGGATGTTCGTCGGCCACACAGGGAGGGGCCGGGTGGCCGTGGTCGCGCTCGCGGGCGCCCTGCGTGCCCTGCCCACCCTGGGCCTGCTGATCCTGTTCGTGCTGCTGGCCGGCATCGGGCTGATGCCACCCATCTGGGCCTTGGTGATCCTCACGGTCCCGCCACTCCTGGCCGGAACCTACGCGGGCATCTCCAGCGTGGACCGCAACGTTGTGGATGCTGCCAGGGCCATGGGCATGACCGAACTGCAGGTCCTGTTCCGGGCGGAACTGCCCAACGCCCTCACCGTCATGTTCGGCGGCTTCCGGACCGGCGTGCTGCAGGTGATAGCCACCGTCTCGGTGGTTGCCTACATCAACCTCGGCGGCCTGGGCCGGTATCTGTTTGACGGACTTGTCCTCAGCGATTTCCCGCAAATGCTGGGAGGTTCCCTCCTCATCGCCGTGCTGGCCATCGCCGTAGACCTCGTCCTGTCCCTGTTCCAGAGGCTGTTCCTGACACCAGGGGCCTCGAAGCTGTCCTTCCGCAGCCAGGAGGCTGCGGTTGATCTCACAGACCCCGTTGTTGCGGAGACTGTTGTACAAGGAGGTAAGTCATGA
- a CDS encoding ABC transporter permease, producing the protein MDWFLANTGMILERGGQHLVLALVPMVLGLIISIPLAQLARRNNALRSVVLTASSLLYTIPSLALFIILPTILGTRILDPLNVVVALTIYAVALLVRAALDAFDSVDADISQAAQAMGFKPLARFLQVDLPLSLPVMFAGLRVVSVSNISLVSVAALLGVGNLGMLFTDGLQRDFVTEVVVGIIAILVLALLMDAVLVLLERILTPWERAGKPQGHGTQGHGTQGVPAGAPEADGAASTVGEAA; encoded by the coding sequence ATGGATTGGTTCCTGGCCAACACCGGCATGATCCTGGAGCGCGGCGGACAGCACTTGGTGCTGGCACTCGTTCCCATGGTCCTGGGGCTGATCATTTCGATCCCGCTTGCGCAGTTGGCCCGGCGGAACAATGCCCTCCGCTCCGTGGTGCTGACGGCCTCCTCCCTGCTGTACACGATTCCGTCGCTGGCGCTGTTCATCATCCTTCCCACCATCCTCGGGACCCGGATCCTGGACCCACTCAACGTGGTGGTGGCCCTGACCATCTATGCCGTTGCGCTGCTGGTGCGCGCGGCCCTGGACGCCTTCGATTCCGTGGACGCGGACATCAGCCAGGCTGCGCAGGCCATGGGCTTCAAACCGCTGGCCCGGTTCCTGCAGGTGGACCTCCCGCTCTCCCTCCCCGTCATGTTCGCCGGCCTCCGGGTGGTATCCGTCAGCAACATCTCGCTGGTCAGCGTTGCGGCCCTCCTGGGTGTCGGCAACCTGGGCATGCTCTTCACAGACGGTCTCCAGCGGGACTTCGTCACCGAGGTGGTGGTGGGCATCATCGCCATCCTGGTCCTGGCGCTGCTGATGGACGCGGTTCTGGTCCTGCTGGAACGCATCCTCACCCCGTGGGAGCGGGCAGGGAAGCCGCAGGGCCACGGGACACAAGGCCACGGGACACAGGGCGTCCCCGCCGGAGCACCCGAAGCCGATGGCGCTGCTTCCACAGTTGGTGAAGCAGCATGA
- a CDS encoding ABC transporter ATP-binding protein, whose amino-acid sequence MDQAMIEFQSVTKQYPGGQPAVDGLSMSIAKGSVTVFVGPSGCGKTTSLRMINRMVEPTSGTITVDGRDVTSEPAAELRRSMGYVMQSAGLLPHRSVLDNIATVPRLNGVSKAEARKRARELLDVVGLAASLGGRYPSQLSGGQQQRVGVARALAADPPVLLMDEPFSAVDPVVRDELQQELLRLQKDLAKTIVFVTHDIDEATILGDKVAVFATGGKLAQYASPEEILRAPANQFVASFVGRDRGFRHLGFAPSDGVAIHPVPTIIRASGGYESDSSAAGGWQLVVDADKRPLGWSAPGTETELVPGGSLFRPGDSLRRALDSALSSPSGLGVAVDADGVVLGVVRGGEVLALIEEARQVRQAAL is encoded by the coding sequence ATGGACCAGGCGATGATCGAGTTCCAGAGCGTTACCAAGCAGTATCCGGGTGGCCAGCCGGCGGTGGACGGGTTGTCCATGTCCATTGCCAAAGGGTCCGTCACCGTTTTCGTTGGCCCATCCGGCTGCGGGAAGACAACATCGCTCAGGATGATTAACCGGATGGTGGAGCCCACGTCCGGGACCATCACCGTGGACGGCCGCGATGTCACCTCCGAACCGGCTGCGGAACTTCGGCGGTCCATGGGCTACGTGATGCAGTCGGCCGGACTGCTGCCGCACCGCTCCGTCCTGGATAACATTGCCACCGTCCCGCGGCTGAACGGGGTCTCAAAAGCGGAAGCCCGCAAGCGCGCCAGGGAACTCCTGGACGTGGTGGGCCTGGCGGCGTCCCTGGGCGGGCGCTACCCGTCACAGCTTTCCGGCGGCCAGCAGCAGCGCGTCGGCGTGGCGCGCGCACTCGCCGCAGATCCGCCCGTGCTCCTCATGGACGAGCCGTTCAGCGCGGTGGACCCCGTGGTCCGCGACGAACTCCAGCAGGAACTGCTCCGGCTGCAAAAGGACCTGGCCAAAACCATCGTCTTCGTGACCCACGACATTGACGAAGCCACCATCCTCGGCGACAAGGTGGCCGTCTTCGCCACCGGCGGCAAGCTGGCCCAGTACGCCTCGCCGGAGGAAATCCTGCGGGCGCCGGCAAACCAGTTCGTGGCGTCCTTCGTGGGGCGCGACCGCGGCTTCCGCCACCTCGGCTTTGCCCCGTCCGACGGTGTGGCCATCCACCCGGTGCCAACGATCATCAGGGCTTCCGGAGGATATGAGTCGGATTCCAGCGCTGCCGGCGGCTGGCAGCTGGTGGTGGACGCGGACAAGCGCCCGCTGGGCTGGTCGGCGCCGGGGACCGAAACCGAACTCGTTCCCGGCGGTTCCCTGTTCCGTCCCGGAGACAGCCTCCGCCGCGCCCTGGACTCTGCCCTCTCCTCGCCGTCCGGACTTGGCGTTGCCGTGGATGCCGACGGCGTAGTGCTGGGCGTGGTCCGCGGCGGCGAGGTCCTGGCACTGATCGAAGAAGCACGCCAGGTGCGGCAGGCTGCCCTCTGA
- a CDS encoding pirin family protein yields the protein MTNLEVSPQQEVCPPAPEGGMSGPCLQLWPEREVPLGGVRAMNVKRTLPQRGLPTIGAWCFLDSFGPDRTAMSVLPHPHIGLQTVTWPLAGHIRHRDSVGSDVVVRPGELNIMTAGHGVSHSEFAVLPADAGELPVQRGLQLWVALPDLYRHREPAFEQHRELPRAAGPGYTATVMVGEFAGVASPATVFSPIVGADISCEGETELPLNPGFEHGILVLDGGLAVDGQDLPAGPLGYLGTGRSELKVAALPGTRFLLIGGEPFAEELLMWWNFVGRTHDEVEKARDDWEAQAGLPDAETAAARYGLVPGHGPDARAEAGRIPAPPLPGVRLTPRKRSVG from the coding sequence GTGACCAACTTGGAAGTTTCGCCCCAGCAGGAAGTTTGCCCGCCCGCCCCGGAAGGAGGGATGTCCGGCCCCTGCCTGCAGCTGTGGCCCGAACGCGAAGTACCCCTGGGCGGGGTCCGCGCCATGAACGTCAAGCGCACGCTGCCCCAGCGCGGTCTTCCCACGATCGGGGCCTGGTGCTTCCTGGACAGTTTCGGCCCGGACCGGACGGCGATGTCCGTCCTTCCCCACCCCCACATCGGGCTGCAGACGGTCACGTGGCCGCTGGCGGGGCATATCCGCCACCGGGACAGCGTGGGCAGCGACGTGGTGGTGCGCCCCGGGGAGCTGAACATCATGACAGCCGGCCACGGCGTCTCGCACTCCGAGTTCGCTGTGCTTCCTGCCGACGCCGGGGAGTTGCCGGTGCAACGGGGCCTGCAGCTGTGGGTGGCCCTTCCTGACCTTTACCGGCACCGGGAACCGGCATTTGAACAGCACCGCGAGCTGCCACGCGCCGCCGGACCGGGCTATACGGCAACGGTCATGGTGGGCGAGTTTGCCGGAGTGGCCTCCCCCGCAACAGTGTTTTCGCCGATCGTCGGCGCGGACATTTCGTGCGAAGGGGAGACGGAGCTGCCGTTGAACCCCGGCTTTGAGCACGGCATCCTGGTGCTCGACGGCGGCCTGGCGGTGGATGGGCAGGACCTGCCGGCGGGGCCGCTGGGCTACCTCGGCACCGGCCGCAGCGAATTGAAGGTGGCGGCACTGCCCGGTACGAGGTTCCTGCTGATTGGCGGTGAGCCGTTCGCCGAGGAACTGCTGATGTGGTGGAACTTTGTGGGCCGCACGCATGATGAAGTGGAAAAGGCGAGGGACGACTGGGAGGCGCAGGCCGGCCTGCCGGACGCTGAAACAGCAGCGGCCCGCTACGGCCTGGTCCCGGGACACGGACCGGATGCCCGGGCGGAAGCCGGACGCATCCCGGCTCCCCCGCTCCCTGGCGTCCGGCTGACGCCGAGGAAGCGTTCGGTGGGCTAA
- a CDS encoding N-acetylglucosamine kinase: MTNTQKPPAAPFDQAAGSPASPLHGITIGLDIGGTKTHGIRFEDGVPVADESAGSSNVQNVSREQAARNLADLFARIGGGPVDRVYAGSGGIDTDEDAAALAALIQPLAPEARVTVVHDSRLLLAAGRATTGVAVIAGTGSAAWGRNADGGEARAGGWGYLLGDEGSGYWLGREAVRHSLRRMNQGLPVDQLTEALLVSCGLDHPNKLIALFHSPDTGRRFWAQQARHVVEAAAAGHRDSATLLDQAGQDLAALAGQVLGLLKIKGPVILGGGLGMNVAPLQESFRRHLAETGVTDVRVLDQEPVFGVLQLVAEPA, encoded by the coding sequence GTGACAAACACCCAGAAGCCCCCTGCCGCTCCGTTTGACCAAGCGGCAGGTTCCCCGGCCAGTCCATTGCACGGCATCACGATCGGGCTGGACATCGGCGGCACCAAAACGCACGGTATCCGTTTCGAGGACGGTGTCCCCGTGGCCGACGAATCGGCCGGAAGCTCGAACGTCCAGAATGTCAGCCGGGAGCAGGCCGCACGCAACCTCGCGGACCTTTTCGCCAGGATCGGCGGAGGACCCGTGGACCGGGTGTACGCGGGATCCGGCGGAATCGATACCGACGAGGACGCCGCCGCCCTCGCCGCGCTGATCCAGCCCCTTGCCCCCGAAGCACGTGTCACCGTTGTCCATGACTCCCGCCTCCTGCTGGCCGCGGGACGCGCCACCACGGGCGTGGCGGTCATTGCGGGCACCGGCTCGGCCGCCTGGGGACGCAATGCCGACGGCGGTGAGGCCAGGGCCGGCGGCTGGGGCTACCTGCTGGGGGATGAAGGCAGCGGCTACTGGCTGGGCAGGGAAGCGGTGCGGCACAGCCTGCGCAGGATGAACCAGGGGCTGCCCGTCGACCAGCTCACGGAGGCACTCCTGGTGTCCTGCGGGCTGGACCATCCCAACAAGCTCATCGCCTTGTTCCACTCACCGGACACCGGGAGGCGCTTCTGGGCGCAGCAGGCCAGGCACGTCGTGGAAGCCGCGGCTGCCGGGCACCGGGACAGCGCAACGTTGTTGGACCAGGCCGGGCAGGACCTCGCTGCCTTGGCCGGCCAGGTGCTGGGCCTCTTGAAGATCAAAGGTCCGGTGATCCTGGGCGGCGGGCTGGGCATGAATGTGGCACCCCTGCAGGAGTCCTTCCGCCGGCACCTCGCCGAAACCGGGGTCACGGACGTCAGGGTGCTGGATCAGGAACCGGTATTCGGAGTGCTGCAGTTGGTGGCAGAACCCGCTTAG
- a CDS encoding LysR family transcriptional regulator, which produces MEPDRKQLAQLLPLLPVLAELGRTEHVTETAELLGVPQSTVSRALARASAAVGTDLLVRDGRGVRLTPAARTLLPYIEQALAEFQAGLDLVRNESEVVRGTISVSFQHTFGEATLPLLISAFRARHPGTGFRLSQGARDTCLDELSAGEADLALTAPVAPPGKNLDSAPLYREPLRLVVHHAHPLARQRMARLADIRTEPVVVLGPGYGLRSLTDALFREAGFRPRIAFESQDSHTVRGLVSAGLGVSILPPGGDPPGRNPRPETGDLGWVELPLDSPLAFREVGVSWRRRKPESEPVPARLFREMVVGQGAGLLAGLVTRAGR; this is translated from the coding sequence ATGGAGCCGGACCGGAAACAACTGGCGCAGTTGCTCCCGCTGCTGCCGGTGCTTGCAGAGCTGGGCCGGACCGAGCACGTGACGGAAACGGCGGAACTGCTCGGAGTACCCCAGTCAACGGTGAGCCGGGCGCTGGCGAGGGCCAGCGCCGCCGTCGGCACCGACCTCCTGGTCAGGGACGGACGCGGTGTCCGTCTGACTCCTGCCGCCCGCACACTGCTGCCCTACATCGAGCAGGCGCTCGCAGAGTTCCAGGCCGGACTGGACCTGGTGCGCAATGAATCCGAGGTGGTCAGGGGCACAATATCGGTGTCTTTCCAGCACACCTTTGGCGAGGCCACCCTGCCGCTGCTGATCAGTGCCTTCCGGGCACGGCATCCCGGGACTGGATTCCGCCTCAGCCAGGGGGCCCGCGACACCTGCCTGGATGAGTTGTCAGCGGGGGAGGCGGACCTCGCCCTCACGGCACCCGTTGCGCCCCCGGGCAAGAACCTGGACTCCGCACCCCTGTACCGCGAGCCGCTGCGCCTGGTGGTGCATCACGCCCATCCGCTCGCCCGGCAGCGGATGGCCCGGCTGGCCGACATCCGAACGGAACCCGTCGTGGTGCTCGGGCCCGGCTACGGGCTGCGTTCCCTCACGGATGCACTTTTCCGCGAGGCCGGCTTCCGCCCGCGGATCGCCTTCGAAAGCCAGGATTCCCATACCGTCCGGGGGCTGGTTTCCGCGGGCCTTGGCGTCAGTATCCTCCCGCCCGGCGGCGATCCCCCCGGCCGGAATCCGCGTCCTGAAACGGGGGACCTGGGGTGGGTGGAACTTCCGCTGGACTCGCCGCTCGCCTTCCGGGAAGTCGGCGTGAGCTGGCGCCGCCGGAAACCGGAGAGCGAACCGGTCCCTGCCCGGCTTTTCCGGGAGATGGTGGTGGGGCAGGGCGCCGGATTGCTGGCCGGGCTGGTCACCAGGGCAGGACGCTGA